The following DNA comes from Caldicoprobacter guelmensis.
ACGCCCATAGCGATAGAGGAAGGGTTGAGGTTTGCTATAAGGGAAGGTGGCAGGACGGTAGGCGCTGGTGCCGTAACCAAAATCATCGAATGATGAAGGGTTCCTGGCTAAAAGGGCGAATGCCTGTGGACACCGTGTGGTGGCGGCCGTTTCAGGTCGCCAGGTGGATGAAGCAGGTTTATAATATTTAATTCACAGGTGGCCGGGTAAAACCTGTGTGGTATTTAAAGGAGGGAGAACATGGCGACTCAGAAAATCAGAATTAAATTGAAGGCCTATGATCATGTTTTAATAGATCAATCGGCCCAGAAGATAGTAGAGACTGCCAAGAGGACAGGGGCAAAAGTGTCAGGCCCTATTCCTTTGCCTGTTGAAAAGAGTATAATAACCATACTCCGTGCCCCGCATAAATATAAAGATTCACGTGAGCAGTTCGAGATGAGGACACACAAGCGATTAATCGATATATTAAATCCTACTCCCAAGACGGTGGATTCTTTGATGAAGCTGGACCTTCCTGCTGGAGTGGATATCGAGATTAAGCTGTAAGCGGTAAAGGCCTACTACTAGGGAATGGAGGTTGAGACAAATGACTAAAGCAATTCTGGGTAAAAAGTTGGGGATGACCCAGGTTTTTACCGAGGACGGCTTGCTAATACCGGTGACAGTGGTTGAGGCAGGCCCTTGCGTTGTTACTCAGGTAAAGACTCCTGAAAACGATGGGTACAACGCTATTCAAGTGGGCTTTGAGGATATTCCTCAAAGGCTTTTAAATAAACCGTTAAAAGGCCATTTTGATAAGGCAAAGGTACCGTACAAAAGGTATTTAAGGGAATTGAAAGTTTCAAATATCGAGGATTATAAAGTAGGAAGCGAGATAAAAGTTGATATTTTTTCAAAGGGTGATAGGGTAGACGTAACAGGTTATACCAAGGGTAAAGGTTTCACCGGCAATATTAAGAGATGGAATCACAGTAGAGGACCTGAGAGCCATGGTTCTAAATATCATAGAGGTCCTGGGTCCATGGGTTCTAATACGTTTCCAGGCCGTGTATTAAAGACCAAAAAGCTTCCCGGTAGAATGGGAGTAGAGAGGGTGACTATTCAGAACCTCGAGGTTGTTAAAGTAGATCCCGAAAGGAATCTCATGCTGATAAAAGGAGCGGTACCGGGGCCCAAGGGGGCATTGCTGATTATCAAGGAGACGGTAAAACAAGCAGCAAAAAAATAGGGGTAAGAGCTTTTAGAAGGGAGGAGAAGTTATGCCCAACGTAGCTTTGTATAACATGGAAGGCACCCCTGTAGGCGAGATTTACTTGAATGATGGGGTATTTGGCGTAGAGGTCAATGAAGCTGCTATATATCAAGTGGTAAAGATGCAATTGGCCAATAAACGACAGGGTACACAGTCTGCTTTGACCCGTGGGGAAGTGCGTGGAGGCGGAAGGAAACCCTGGAGGCAAAAAGGTACTGGGCGGGCACGGCACGGTAGCATCCGTTCACCTATATGGATCAAAGGTGGTGTAGTCTTTGCTCCGAAGCCAAGGGATTATTCCTATACGGTACCAAAGAAGATTCGCAGGCTGGCAATGAAGAGTGCACTGTCGTCCAAGGTCGCAAATAATGAGATCATCGTGCTTGATGCGCTCAAGTTGTCACAGCCCAAGACCAAGGAGATGGCAAGGGTGCTCAAAAATCTCAAAGTTAATCGAAAAGCATTAGTGGTTTTGCCTGAGAAAGATGAGGTTGTGCAGCGAGCCATACGGAACATCCCAGGCGTTAAGCTTGCCTATATAAATACGCTCAATGTGCTGGATATCCTGAACTATGATACTTTCATAGCTACACAGGATGCCGTGCGCCGCATAGAGGAGGTGTACGCCTAATGAAGAATCCCTATGATATAATCATAAGGCCGGTTTTAACTGAAAAGAGTTACAGGGAAATGCAGAATAAGAAATACACGTTTATAGTAGACATAAATGCCAATAAGATAGAGATTAAAAAGGCGGTAGAGCAGATATTTGGCGTTAAGGTCGAAAAGGTGAATACCATGAGGTACAAGGGTAAGCTCAAGAGGATGGGTGTGCATGTGGGGAGAACTCCTGCGTATAAAAAAGCCATCGTCAAGCTTACCCCCGACAGCAAAGAAATCCCGTTCTTTGAAGGAATGGCGCAGTAAGGAGGGATAAGGAATCATGGGTATAAAAGTATATAAACCAACCTCCCCTGGCAGGCGCAACATGAGCGTTTTGACCTTTGAAGAGATCACCAAGGAAGAGCCCGAGAAATCTCTGGTGGTGCCTTTAAAAAAGCATTCTGGAAGGAATAATGAGGGTCATATAACCGTCAGGCACAGGGGCGGTGGAGTAAAGAGAAAATATCGAATAATCGATTTTAAGAGGGACAAGGATAACATCCCCGCTAAAGTAGCGGCTATTGAATACGATCCCAACAGGACCGCCAACATAGCCCTGCTTCATTACAAGGATGGGGAAAAGAGGTACATCATAGCTCCTTTGGGCTTAAAAGTTGGAGATATCGTGATGTCTGGTGAAAACGTAGACATTAAGGTGGGGAATGCATTACCCTTGAGGAATATTCCAGTAGGAACCATCATCCACAACATAGAGCTGTATCCAGGCCGAGGGGGGCAATTGGTAAGGGCCGCTGGTGGAGCTGCCCAGCTTATGGCGAAGGAAGGAGATTACGCCCATGTGAGGTTGCCCTCTGGTGAGATAAGGATGATACACCTAGATTGCAGGGCTACCATAGGACAAGTTGGGAACCTGGACCATGAGAACGTGTCTATCGGTAAGGCGGGCCGCAAACGCCATATGGGCATACGCCCGACGGTACGCGGTTCTGCTATGAACCCTGTGGACCATCCTCATGGCGGTGGAGAAGGCAAAGCTCCTATTGGGCGACCGGCACCTGTTACACCATGGGGTAAACCTACTCTGGGTTACAAGACAAGGAAAAAGAATAAGGAATCCGATAAGTATATTATCAAGCGTAGGCGTTAGTTTTAAACGCAGCTTGGTGGGATGAAGGGAGGCGAGTGTATGAGTCGTTCAAGAAAAAAAGGTCCTTACGTATGTGAGAGCCTGATTAAGAAAATTAGGGCTATGAATGAATCAGGCAAAAAGTCAGTTATAAAGACTTGGTCGAGGGATTCTACAATTATACCTGAAATGGTAGGTCATACTATAGCTGTGCATGACGGGCGCAAGCACGTTCCTGTATACATTACAGAAGAGATGGTGGGGCATAAGTTGGGCGAGTTTGCTCCTACCAGGACGTTCAGAGGACACGGTGACCATACCGAGAAATCCACGTCGCTGAAAAAATAACGAAAGGAGGCGTATGCATGGCTACCAGGATCAGAGAAAAGGCAAAAGCTCGAGAACAAGAGAAGGATAGGCGTCCCAGAGCTATTGCTAGATACATCAGGATGTCCCCCAGAAAGGTGAGAGCGGTAATAGATTTGATTAGGGGAAAGACGGTAAACGAGGCTTTGGCTATACTGGCAAATACGCCACGAGCTGCTACAGTGCCTGTGATGAAAGTACTCAAGTCAGCTATTGCTAATGCCGAAAACAATATGAATATGAGCCAAGACAATCTGTACATTGCTGAGATATATGCAGATCAGGGGCCCACTTTAAAGAGAATTAGGCCGCGCGCTAGGGGCATGGCTTATATGATCCGTAAAAGGACCAGCCATATTACCGTGGTGTTAGATGAGATCAAGAAGTAGGGAGGGATAATTTCGTGGGTCAGAAAGTACACCCCCATGGATTGAGGGTTGGCATCATAAAGGATTGGGACGCCAAGTGGATTGTCCCTAAAAAATATTTTGCTGATACTCTTATAGAGGATGTCAAGATAAGGGAGCTTATAAAAAATAAACTTTATGCAGCGGGCATCTCCAGGATTCAGATCGAAAGAGCCGCCAACAAGGTCAGGATCAATATCCATACCGCCAAGCCGGGGATTGTCATAGGGAAAGGTGGAGCTGGCATTGAAGCCCTGAAAAATGAATTGGAGAAGTTTACAAAGAAGAGCGTCATGATAAACATAATTGAGATAAAGGTGCCAGAGCTTGACGCTCAATTGGTGGCAGAAAATATTGCTGCTCAAATTGAAAAGAGGATTTCTTACAGGCGTGCCATGAAGCAGGCCATTGCCAGAGCCATGAAAGCGGGTGCGAAAGGTATAAAGACCATGGTGTCTGGCCGTTTGGGCGGTGCAGAGATTGCAAGAAGTGAAGGATATCACGAGGGCACCATTCCGCTTCAGACATTGAGGGCTGATATAGATTATGGGTTCGCAGAGGCCCATACCACATATGGACGCATTGGCGTAAAAGTGTGGATCTACAAAGGGGACGTCCTCCCAAAAGCCAAGAACAGGGACTTACCAAAAGCAGAAGGGGGAAATACCGATGTTAATGCCTAAAAGAGTAAAATATCGTAAGCAGCAGCGCGGAAGGATGAAGGGGAAAGCTACTAAGGGCAATACCGTCACTTACGGTGAATACGGTTTGCAGGCTTTAGAACCTGGTTGGATTACCAGCAATCAGATTGAAGCTGCGCGTATTGCTCTTACCCGGTATGTCAGAAGGGGCGGCAAAGTATGGATCAAAATTTTCCCACACAAGCCGGTTACTAAAAAACCCGCTGAGACCCGAATGGGTAGCGGAAAAGGGTCGCCTGAATACTGGGTAGCTGTAGTCAAGCCGGGACGCGTCATGTTTGAAATTGCTGGAATACCTGAAGATGTTGCGCGAGAAGCCTTGCGTTTAGCAAGTCATAAGCTTCCTATCAAGTGTAAGTTCGTTAAAAGAGAAGAGTTGGGTGGTGAGGCATTATGAAGGCCAGCAAGTGGAGAGAGATGACCAACGAGGAACTCAACCAAAAGCTGAATGAGCTAAAAAGCGAGCTGTTTAACTTACGCTTTCAGCTAGCCACCGGACAGTTGGAAAATCCCATGAGAATACGCGAAGTGAAAAGGGATATAGCTCGTATTAAAACAATCCTTCGCGAAAGAGAGTTAAAGGCGGCTCAGATGTGATATAAAATTGAGAAAGGAGGGGCTATATGGCGCAACAAACTCGAGGTAAGAGAAAGGTCCGTATAGGCGTAGTGGTAAGCGATAAGATGGATAAGACGGTTGTAGTGGCTGTCGAAAGAAAGGTAAGGCATGAGCTATACGGTAAAGTGATAAAGCGTACCAAGAAGTTTAAGGCTCATGATGAAAACAACGAATGCCGGGTAGGGGATAAAGTAATGATCATGGAGACTCGACCGCTAAGCAAGGAAAAGCGGTGGAGGGTAGTTGAGATTCTTGAAAGATCTCAGATGCCAGAGCAATTGCCGCTCGAAGAAGGAGGGGACCAAAATGGTGCAGCAACAGACACGCCTTAAGGTGGCTGATAACACCGGTGCAAAGGAGATCATGTGTATTAGGGTGTTGGGTGGTTCTAATAGAAAATATGGCAATATAGGTGATATTATAGTTGCTTCGGTAAAGAGCGCTACACCTGGCGGTGTTGTTAAAAAGGGCGATGTGGTAAAAGCGGTTATAGTGCGCACCAAGAAGGGAATAAGAAGGCCCGATGGTTCGTATATCAAGTTTGATGATAACGCTGCTGTAATTATTAATGAAGCAAAGCAACCTGTAGGGACTCGAATCTTCGGACCTGTTGCAAGGGAACTGAGAGATAAGGATTTTATGAGGATAGTATCATTAGCTCCTGAGGTGCTGTGAAGGAGGTGTATTCAAGTTGGCAGGTAGAAATAAGCTCCATGTGCGAACGGGAGACCTGGTAGAGGTGATATCAGGGAAATACAAAAACGTGCGTGGAAAGGTAATCGCGGCCCTTCCTAAAGAGGGCAAGGTGATTGTAGAAAAGGTAAATATAGTAGTACGCCATCGAAAACCTCGAGGGGTAAATCAACCTGGAGGTATAGTTCGCACTGAAGCGCCCATATATGCCAGCAAGGTCATGCTGGTGTGTACCAAATGCAATCAAAGAACAAGAGTTGGGCACAAGATATTGGAAGATGGCACAAAGGTTCGGGTTTGTAAGAAGTGTGGGGAGACTTTCAATGACTAGGTCTTTTGAAGGGAGGGAAGTGGTGTGGAGCCACGATTGAAAGAGCTGTACAAGAAAACCGTTGTTCCAGCCATGATGGAAAAATTCGGGTATAAAAACGTGATGGAAGTACCCCGACTTGAAAAGGTTGTAATTAACATGGGAGTAGGCGACGCTAAAGAAAACCCCAAATTCTTGGAAAGTGCTATGGAAGAATTGGCGGCAATAACAGGTCAAAGGCCTGTTGCTACAGTGGCTAAAAAGTCGGTGGCAGCTTTTAAAGTGAGGGCAGGGATGAAGATAGGGGCAAAGGTCACTCTGCGCGGTGACCGCATGTACGAGTTTCTTGATCGGTTGTTTAATATAGCGCTTCCACGTGTGAGGGACTTTAGAGGGGTTTCGCCTAAGTCCTTTGATGGCCGTGGGAACTATGCTCTGGGAATTAAGGAACAGCTCATATTCCCTGAAATCAACTATGATAAGGTTGAGAAAATAAGGGGAATGGATGTCATCATAGTTACCACCGCCAAGACCGACGAAGAGGCAAAAGAGCTTTTGTCGTTGTTAGGTATGCCATTTGCAAAACAGTGATTAAGGAGGGAAAGTGAGTGGCCAGAAAAGCATTGATCGTAAAGCAGCAGAGGAAACCCAAATACTCCACAAGGGCTTATAACCGCTGCCGTCTATGCGGCCGGCCCCGTGCTTATTTGAGGAAGTTCGGGGTATGCCGCCTGTGTTTCAGGATATTAGCTCATAAAGGACAAATACCAGGGGTAAAGAAGGCAAGCTGGTAAGCAGGAGAGACTGAAAGGAGGTAGGGAAATATGGTGACTGATCCAATCGCGGATATGCTCACGCGGATTCGAAATGCTTTGATCGTCAAGCATGAGACGGTAGAAGTACCAGCTTCAAACGTTAAGAGGGCAATAGCTCGAATACTGCTGGAAGAGGGATATATAAAGGATTTCACCGAGATCGATGATGGCAAGCAGGGAATCCTTAAGATTACTTTAAAATACGGTCCAAACAAACAGAGGGTTATTACTGGTCTTAAGAGGATAAGTAAACCAGGCATGAGGGTGTATGTAAAGAAGCATCAGATTCCCAAGGTTTTGGGCGGATTGGGTATTGCCATTATTTCGACATCAAAAGGAATTATGACCGATAAACAGGCACGCAAGGAAGGATTAGGAGGAGAAGTGCTCTGTTATATCTGGTAAGCCGCTGTAACTTTAACGGAACGGAGGTGTTTTGAAATGTCAAGAGTAGGCAAGCGGCCTGTGGTCATTCCCTCAGGAGTTACAGTAAGCGTAGATTCGGATAACAACGTCACTGTAAAAGGACCTAAGGGAGCATTGACTCAGCGGATTCACAAAGATATGAAGGTAATTGTCGAAGGGAACATGGTAAGGGTGGAACGTCCAACTGATGAGAAATTTCACAAGGCCCTGCATGGCTTGAGCCGTACGCTGATTCAAAACATGATTGAAGGTGTGACCAAAGGTTACCAAAAAGGCCTTGATATTGTGGGGGTAGGTTATAGGGCACAAAAGCAGGGCAAAAAGCTGGTGCTGTCGGTTGGATACTCCCATCCGGTTGAGATAAATGAAGAGCCGGGCATTGAATTTGAAGTGCCTGCTCCTAATAAAATCATAGTTAAGGGTATTGATAAGCAAAAAGTAGGGGAAGTGGCAGCGAGAATTAGGAGTATAAAGCCGCCTGAACCCTATAAGGGTAAAGGCATAAGATACGAAAATGAGAGAGTAATACAAAAGCAGGGTAAGGCTGGTAAATAATAGGGGAAGGAGTGAGATGGCGTGATTAAAAAAGTAGACAGGAATGAAGCTCGAAAAGTTCGGCACATGCGTATTCGAAAAAAAATCAAGGGTACCGCAGAAAGACCACGCCTGAATGTTTTTAGAAGCCTAAAACACACCTATGCGCAAATAATCAACGACGAAATTGGGCATACCCTGGTATCAGCCTCCACCCTTGATCCAGAGTTAAGAGATAAGATTGCCGGTAAAACCAAAAAAGAGGCTGCTAGAATGGTTGGTGAATTGGTGGCCAAACGAGCCCTGGAGAAAGGGATCAAAAAAGTGGTGTTTGACCGCGGAGGCTATAAATATCATGGAAGAGTACAAGAAGTGGCGGCTGGTGCGCGAGAAGCCGGACTGGAGTTTTAAAGGAGGGTAATGCATGCAGCGGATAGATGCTAGTAAGATGGAACTTAAAGAGAGAGTTGTGAGCATCAATCGTGTGTCCAAGGTTGTAAAAGGTGGGAAAAACTTTAGGTTTAGCACCCTTGTGGTTGTGGGGGATGAGAAGGGGCATGTGGGAATAGGCCTGGGAAAAGCAGCTGAAATTCCTGATGCTATTAGAAAGGGTGTGGAAAAGGCCAAGAAAAACATGATTAGAGTTCCTATAATGAATACCACCATTCCCCACGAGGTAATAGGTGAATTTGGTGCATCAAAAGTAATCATGATTCCGGCTCGTGAAGGTACGGGAGTTATAGCCGGTGGTCCAGCTCGTGCTGTGTTGGAACTGGCGGGCATTCGAGATGTTTTGACAAAATCGATAGGCTCAAATAATCCCATCAATGTGGCGTATGCCGTGATGGAAGGGTTGTCCAAGCTGAGAACTCCGGAGGAAATTGCCAGGCTCCGCGGCAAGTCGGTCGAGGAGATATTAGGTTAAGGGGGTAGTAAGCGATGGCTAAACTGAAAGTAACTCAAGTGCGCAGTACTATCGGCTGCCGTGATGACCAAATTGCAACCCTTAGGGCCCTGGGACTTAGGAAGATAAGGAGTCAGAGGGTCCATGAGGATAACCCTACTATTCGTGGGATGATAGAAAAAGTCAAGCATTTAGTGGAAGTTGAAGAGGTAGAGGAGTAGCGGGGAGGTGTATCAGGTGAAACTGCATGAATTAAGGGCTCCAGAGGGCAGCAACAAAAAACCAAAGAGAAAGGGCAGAGGCATCGGTTCAGGACATGGAAAGACAGCTGGGCGGGGGCATAAGGGACAGAAAGCCAGAAGCGGTGGAGGAGTAAGGCCAGGTTTTGAAGGTGGTCAGATGCCATTGACCAGGCGTATCCCCAAGCGAGGGTTTACCAACATATTTGCTAAGGAATACAGCGAGGTAAATGTAGGGGCGCTGGAGATATTTGAGCCTGGTACGATTGTTACCCCTGAGCTTTTGAAAGAGAAAGGCTTGATAAAGAAGGTTAAGGACGGGGTTAAGATTTTAGGTGACGGTGAGCTGACCAAGAGCTTGATAGTCAAGGCCCACAAGTTTAGCAGAACAGCCCAACAGAAGATAGAAGCTGTTGGAGGTAAAGCAGAGGTGATTTAAAGTGTTTGAAACTTTCAAGAACGCCTGGCGGATAGACGACTTAAGGAAAAAGATCATTTATACTCTCCTCATGCTTTTAGTTTACAGGGTGGGGAGCTTCATACCGGTCCCCGGTATTGATAGCAGCTTTATAAGGAGGTTGGTGGAAGGGAATACTCTGCTGGGGTTACTTGATATCATTTCTGGTGGAGCATTTGCCAACTTCACCATATTTGCCATGGGTATAACCCCATATATCAATGCTTCCATCATAATGCAGCTGCTTACAGTCGCTATCCCCAGGCTTGAGCAGCTGGCCAAGGAAGGCCAGGAGGGGCAAAAGAAAATTGCCCAGTATACCCGTTATGCCACAGTAATTTTGGCCTTTATACAGGCTATAGGTATTACCTATGGCCTTGCAGGGGATGCTCTGCAAAACAAGAGCTTTGTGGGGTATATAGTTGTGTCTTTGACCCTGACTGCTGGCACGGCTTTTTTGATGTGGCTGGGTGAGCAGATTACTGATAAGGGGATAGGTAATGGGATATCTCTTCTCATATTTACCAGCATAATATCGAGGTTGCCGGTGGCGGTGGCCTCGCTGTGGCAGCTGACTTTTGTGGCCAAGACTATGAGCCCCTGGAGCTTGCCGATAGTCGCGGTGTTTTCTATATTGATAATTGCTGCGGTAATATTCGTGGATTCAGGAGAGAGGAGAATACCAGTACAGTATGCCAAGCGCGTTGTAGGACGCAAGGTATATGGTGGCCAAAGCACCCATATCCCTTTAAAAGTTAACTCGGCAGGGGTTCTGCCCATAATATTTGCTGTTTCGATCTTATCATTGCCCCAAATTATATCACAGTTTTTCCCAAATAGTGGTTTCAACAGATGGGTGGAAAGCTATTTTCATCAAGGGACGATGTTATATGGGGTTTTATATTCTCTGTTTATTATATTCTTTACTTTCTTTTACACTCAAATTACATTTAACCCCGTCGAAATTGCAAACAATTTAAGGCAATATGGAGGTTTTGTACAGGGTATAAGGCCAGGTAAGCCTACTGCTGAATATCTTGCACGGATATCCAATCGCATCACTCTGGTGGGGTCTTTGTTTTTAGTAGTGATCGCCGTAATTCCCGTTGTTGCGTCGAGGGCGGCTAATATGCGAATGTACTTTGGTGGAACTGCTATCCTCATCGTGGTAGGAGTGGCACTTGAGACGGTTAAACAGCTGGAAGCCCAGATGCTCATGAGGCATTACCGAGGTTTCTTAAAGTAGGGATTGCCTTATGATCATAATAAAGTCTAAAAAAGAGCTTGAGATTATGCGTGAAGCGGGGAAGATCGTAGCGGGAGCTCATGAGCTGGTTGCAAGGAGTATTGAGGTAGGGATGACAACAGCTGAGCTCAATAGGTTGGTGGAAGAGTATATATATCGCCATAATGCAATTCCTTCGTTTAAAGGTTATCATGGGTTTCCGGCCAGTATATGTACCTCGATAAACCATCAGGTCATCCATGGTATTCCTGGTCCTGTTCGGCTACAGGATGGGGATATTGTCAGTGTAGATATAGGGGTGATGTACAAAGGCTATCACGGTGATGCTGCCAAGACGTATGCTGTGGGTGATGTGCATCCTCGTGCCCTACAATTGATTAAAACCGTTGAAGAAGCATTTTATGAGGGATTGAAATATGCCCGGCCAGGATGCCGCCTCTCTGACATATCCCACGCCATTCAAACTTATGTAGAGGGGAAAGGTTATTCTGTGGTGAAGGCCTTTGTGGGGCATGGGATAGGTCAGAATATGCATGAAGACCCTCAAGTACCCAATTATGGGCCCCCAGGCAAAGGTGTGCGGCTACGCCCAGGAATGACTTTGGCTATCGAACCCATGATCAACGAGGGAACGGACCAGGTCGTCATACTGGACGATGGATGGACCGTGGTGACGCAGGACGGCAGCCTGTCGGCCCATTATGAGCACACCATCGCCATCACCGATGGCGACCCCGAAATATTAACTCAATAGGGACAGGTGAATGTAATGCATGATATGGATATAGGGAGAGTGGTATTGGCCAAAGCAGGGCGTGACAAAGGCAGGCATTTTGTAATCGTAGGAAAAATTGACGATAACTATGTTTTGATTGCCAATGGCAAGACAAGGTCAATAGACAAGCCTAAGAAAAAAAAGATAAAGCATCTGGAAGCCAAGCCGCATGTGGTGTATAATGTGAGAGAAAAAATTTTAAGCGGTAAAAAGGTATTTGATGCCGAGCTCAGAAAGAGCTTAGAAGCGTTGGGATATGAGCGATAGGAGGGTGAGCTGTTTGGCCAGGGAAGATGTAATTGAGGTTGAGGGCACTGTGGTGGAAGCGTTGCCTAATGCAATGTTTCAGGTGGAGCTGGATAACGGACATAAGGTTTTGGCCCACCTGTCCGGGAAACTGCGCATGAATTTCATACGCATTTTGCCCGGTGACAGGGTAACGGTAGAGCTGTCGCCATATGACCTCACTCGTGGCCGAATTACTTGGCGCCTTAAATAAAAGGAGGGATACAGCGATGAAAGTACGACCATCTGTTAAAGCTATATGCGAAAAATGCAAGATCATAAAGAGAAAAGGCAAAGTAAGGGTGATTTGTGAAAATCCCAAACACAAACAGAGACAAGGTTGACCTTTGAGGTTTTAAATATGAAAAAAATGGAATAATTAAG
Coding sequences within:
- a CDS encoding EF-Tu C-terminal domain-related protein, with the translated sequence TPIAIEEGLRFAIREGGRTVGAGAVTKIIE
- the rpsJ gene encoding 30S ribosomal protein S10, whose amino-acid sequence is MATQKIRIKLKAYDHVLIDQSAQKIVETAKRTGAKVSGPIPLPVEKSIITILRAPHKYKDSREQFEMRTHKRLIDILNPTPKTVDSLMKLDLPAGVDIEIKL
- the rplC gene encoding 50S ribosomal protein L3; translation: MTKAILGKKLGMTQVFTEDGLLIPVTVVEAGPCVVTQVKTPENDGYNAIQVGFEDIPQRLLNKPLKGHFDKAKVPYKRYLRELKVSNIEDYKVGSEIKVDIFSKGDRVDVTGYTKGKGFTGNIKRWNHSRGPESHGSKYHRGPGSMGSNTFPGRVLKTKKLPGRMGVERVTIQNLEVVKVDPERNLMLIKGAVPGPKGALLIIKETVKQAAKK
- the rplD gene encoding 50S ribosomal protein L4 is translated as MPNVALYNMEGTPVGEIYLNDGVFGVEVNEAAIYQVVKMQLANKRQGTQSALTRGEVRGGGRKPWRQKGTGRARHGSIRSPIWIKGGVVFAPKPRDYSYTVPKKIRRLAMKSALSSKVANNEIIVLDALKLSQPKTKEMARVLKNLKVNRKALVVLPEKDEVVQRAIRNIPGVKLAYINTLNVLDILNYDTFIATQDAVRRIEEVYA
- the rplW gene encoding 50S ribosomal protein L23, which codes for MKNPYDIIIRPVLTEKSYREMQNKKYTFIVDINANKIEIKKAVEQIFGVKVEKVNTMRYKGKLKRMGVHVGRTPAYKKAIVKLTPDSKEIPFFEGMAQ
- the rplB gene encoding 50S ribosomal protein L2, whose translation is MGIKVYKPTSPGRRNMSVLTFEEITKEEPEKSLVVPLKKHSGRNNEGHITVRHRGGGVKRKYRIIDFKRDKDNIPAKVAAIEYDPNRTANIALLHYKDGEKRYIIAPLGLKVGDIVMSGENVDIKVGNALPLRNIPVGTIIHNIELYPGRGGQLVRAAGGAAQLMAKEGDYAHVRLPSGEIRMIHLDCRATIGQVGNLDHENVSIGKAGRKRHMGIRPTVRGSAMNPVDHPHGGGEGKAPIGRPAPVTPWGKPTLGYKTRKKNKESDKYIIKRRR
- the rpsS gene encoding 30S ribosomal protein S19, with amino-acid sequence MSRSRKKGPYVCESLIKKIRAMNESGKKSVIKTWSRDSTIIPEMVGHTIAVHDGRKHVPVYITEEMVGHKLGEFAPTRTFRGHGDHTEKSTSLKK
- the rplV gene encoding 50S ribosomal protein L22, with protein sequence MATRIREKAKAREQEKDRRPRAIARYIRMSPRKVRAVIDLIRGKTVNEALAILANTPRAATVPVMKVLKSAIANAENNMNMSQDNLYIAEIYADQGPTLKRIRPRARGMAYMIRKRTSHITVVLDEIKK
- the rpsC gene encoding 30S ribosomal protein S3 — encoded protein: MGQKVHPHGLRVGIIKDWDAKWIVPKKYFADTLIEDVKIRELIKNKLYAAGISRIQIERAANKVRINIHTAKPGIVIGKGGAGIEALKNELEKFTKKSVMINIIEIKVPELDAQLVAENIAAQIEKRISYRRAMKQAIARAMKAGAKGIKTMVSGRLGGAEIARSEGYHEGTIPLQTLRADIDYGFAEAHTTYGRIGVKVWIYKGDVLPKAKNRDLPKAEGGNTDVNA
- the rplP gene encoding 50S ribosomal protein L16, whose amino-acid sequence is MLMPKRVKYRKQQRGRMKGKATKGNTVTYGEYGLQALEPGWITSNQIEAARIALTRYVRRGGKVWIKIFPHKPVTKKPAETRMGSGKGSPEYWVAVVKPGRVMFEIAGIPEDVAREALRLASHKLPIKCKFVKREELGGEAL
- the rpmC gene encoding 50S ribosomal protein L29; this encodes MKASKWREMTNEELNQKLNELKSELFNLRFQLATGQLENPMRIREVKRDIARIKTILRERELKAAQM
- the rpsQ gene encoding 30S ribosomal protein S17, which gives rise to MAQQTRGKRKVRIGVVVSDKMDKTVVVAVERKVRHELYGKVIKRTKKFKAHDENNECRVGDKVMIMETRPLSKEKRWRVVEILERSQMPEQLPLEEGGDQNGAATDTP
- the rplN gene encoding 50S ribosomal protein L14, translated to MVQQQTRLKVADNTGAKEIMCIRVLGGSNRKYGNIGDIIVASVKSATPGGVVKKGDVVKAVIVRTKKGIRRPDGSYIKFDDNAAVIINEAKQPVGTRIFGPVARELRDKDFMRIVSLAPEVL
- the rplX gene encoding 50S ribosomal protein L24, translating into MAGRNKLHVRTGDLVEVISGKYKNVRGKVIAALPKEGKVIVEKVNIVVRHRKPRGVNQPGGIVRTEAPIYASKVMLVCTKCNQRTRVGHKILEDGTKVRVCKKCGETFND
- the rplE gene encoding 50S ribosomal protein L5: MEPRLKELYKKTVVPAMMEKFGYKNVMEVPRLEKVVINMGVGDAKENPKFLESAMEELAAITGQRPVATVAKKSVAAFKVRAGMKIGAKVTLRGDRMYEFLDRLFNIALPRVRDFRGVSPKSFDGRGNYALGIKEQLIFPEINYDKVEKIRGMDVIIVTTAKTDEEAKELLSLLGMPFAKQ
- a CDS encoding type Z 30S ribosomal protein S14 is translated as MARKALIVKQQRKPKYSTRAYNRCRLCGRPRAYLRKFGVCRLCFRILAHKGQIPGVKKASW
- the rpsH gene encoding 30S ribosomal protein S8 encodes the protein MVTDPIADMLTRIRNALIVKHETVEVPASNVKRAIARILLEEGYIKDFTEIDDGKQGILKITLKYGPNKQRVITGLKRISKPGMRVYVKKHQIPKVLGGLGIAIISTSKGIMTDKQARKEGLGGEVLCYIW
- the rplF gene encoding 50S ribosomal protein L6, coding for MSRVGKRPVVIPSGVTVSVDSDNNVTVKGPKGALTQRIHKDMKVIVEGNMVRVERPTDEKFHKALHGLSRTLIQNMIEGVTKGYQKGLDIVGVGYRAQKQGKKLVLSVGYSHPVEINEEPGIEFEVPAPNKIIVKGIDKQKVGEVAARIRSIKPPEPYKGKGIRYENERVIQKQGKAGK
- the rplR gene encoding 50S ribosomal protein L18 — translated: MIKKVDRNEARKVRHMRIRKKIKGTAERPRLNVFRSLKHTYAQIINDEIGHTLVSASTLDPELRDKIAGKTKKEAARMVGELVAKRALEKGIKKVVFDRGGYKYHGRVQEVAAGAREAGLEF